The proteins below are encoded in one region of Bacillus alveayuensis:
- a CDS encoding hypothetical protein (product_source=Hypo-rule applied; superfamily=52972; transmembrane_helix_parts=Outside_1_3,TMhelix_4_26,Inside_27_45) yields MFIHIYEGLQWLVGFSVYVILPFYVYRKVQKRKKVSLAWTVEKLW; encoded by the coding sequence TTGTTTATACATATTTATGAGGGATTACAGTGGTTAGTTGGTTTTTCTGTTTATGTGATATTGCCATTTTATGTATATCGAAAAGTGCAAAAAAGAAAAAAGGTGTCGCTTGCTTGGACAGTCGAAAAGCTATGGTAA